Proteins encoded together in one Armatimonadota bacterium window:
- a CDS encoding VOC family protein yields the protein MSADCVEYVYLETHHWEESLAFWQRLGFRLALNLGRAGRLEAPAGGTAIFLEEVPGHHSLTMEVYLRAPEEFEPSGPVQVVQRWHDSHWGTRLMQIRDPDGRTFTVQVQPRKGGSQT from the coding sequence ATGAGCGCGGATTGCGTGGAGTACGTGTACCTGGAAACCCACCACTGGGAAGAGTCGCTGGCCTTCTGGCAGCGGCTGGGCTTCCGGCTGGCCCTGAACCTGGGGCGGGCAGGCCGCCTGGAAGCTCCCGCCGGAGGGACAGCGATCTTCCTGGAGGAGGTCCCCGGGCATCACTCCCTGACCATGGAGGTCTACCTGCGCGCGCCCGAGGAGTTCGAGCCCTCCGGCCCAGTGCAGGTCGTGCAGCGCTGGCACGACAGCCACTGGGGGACACGCCTGATGCAGATCCGGGACCCCGACGGCCGGACGTTCACCGTCCAGGTCCAACCCCGGAAGGGCGGCAGCCAGACCTGA
- a CDS encoding DUF1850 domain-containing protein, translating to MAVAPGARVELLYTHTVERTPVAEVFQAERDGLWLVEVRFVSQGAELPADGYAREGGQYVLRSPRRVGALPLRIPARAGHRLRVGDRVLDLTQAFGDGASVVISSGPGRWRVWWPALPRW from the coding sequence GTGGCCGTCGCTCCGGGCGCGCGGGTCGAGCTGTTGTATACCCACACCGTCGAGCGCACGCCGGTGGCGGAGGTGTTCCAGGCCGAGCGGGACGGGCTCTGGCTGGTGGAGGTGCGGTTCGTGTCCCAGGGCGCGGAGCTGCCCGCAGACGGCTATGCGCGGGAGGGCGGCCAGTACGTGCTGCGGTCGCCCCGTCGGGTGGGCGCGCTGCCCCTGCGGATCCCCGCCCGGGCCGGCCACCGCCTGCGCGTCGGCGACCGGGTCCTGGATCTGACGCAGGCCTTCGGCGATGGGGCCAGCGTGGTCATCTCTTCCGGGCCCGGCCGGTGGCGGGTATGGTGGCCCGCGCTGCCGCGGTGGTGA
- a CDS encoding cupin domain-containing protein, whose translation MAIITERRFVPLTDAADPDDWRPNSRIAAVVDPARPDGAFVHGLVVLWEVLAPGDRIPLHRHTMEEILVIDEGVAEVRLGDDTQTVGSGAVVFVPAGTAHGTRNSSGSPVTLHAIFPFSLIDIEYLERNPAPGTEGDPPRLPFSVDIRAWAEGTGRSGGA comes from the coding sequence ATGGCTATCATTACCGAGCGCCGCTTCGTTCCCCTCACCGATGCCGCGGATCCCGATGACTGGCGGCCCAACAGCCGCATCGCCGCAGTCGTGGATCCGGCGCGGCCCGACGGTGCATTCGTGCACGGGCTGGTCGTGCTGTGGGAGGTGCTGGCCCCCGGCGATCGCATTCCGCTTCATCGCCACACGATGGAGGAAATACTCGTCATCGACGAGGGCGTGGCAGAGGTCAGGCTGGGCGATGACACTCAGACGGTCGGATCCGGAGCCGTCGTCTTTGTGCCCGCCGGGACCGCCCATGGCACGCGCAACTCGAGTGGCTCACCCGTGACGTTGCACGCGATCTTCCCTTTCTCGCTGATTGATATCGAGTACCTGGAACGCAATCCGGCGCCCGGCACCGAGGGTGATCCGCCTCGCCTGCCGTTTTCCGTCGACATCCGGGCCTGGGCGGAGGGAACCGGGAGGTCCGGCGGGGCTTGA